The stretch of DNA TCAGGCCTGGTATCGACTATTAATCTTGAGCGTGGCTTCAATTAATTGTCATTTTACGGCCGAACCGCCCACCACGCCAGCAAGCAAAGCATGTCGTTTATACAGTTGTTGATCTGGCACTAGTTGAAACTCGTAATGACAATTAACCCTTACAGGATTGAGCCGATGCTGCCACTGAGGCAAGTTAGCGGTGATAACACCAAGAGTAAGACACCGCTAACTGATAGCATGACATTTGCTACGTAGCCACGGACGGTACTCACTTCCAACCCCGTTTGCCATGTTCCTGTCATCCCGACATCCCATACATCTTGGCGAAAATGACGTGCATACAATTATGGACCTTAATACCAATGCATGTTGAGCCTTTCGCGATTTTTTGTATGACTAGCTAGCTAAATCGCCGACGTCCGATGAAGTCTCGTGCGCTTTAGCTATTTGGTAACTTGAAGATAAACCAGCTACTCAAATACTAAATAGGACTTTGTCTGCAAATAAAAGTTTTCATGTCACCTCAAACCCGACCGACGACACTAGAACATTGAGCTTACTGTAGTCACCCATGTCATTTCTCATTGAAGCTAGCAGTGAATTGGTCGTACACGCCCACCACGATTATGATGCTACAGCACCGGAGGCAGGCAGCTGCATGTTCATTACTCAGCTAACTAACTAGCTGCTATTGGTTCTTTGCAAAGATGTCCTCTTTTATAATAATATGTGGAAAATATTAGCATAATacacatacttttttttatatcaactATGCAACTGTAATTTGCTTTGTGGTGAACAGAGCTGGgtgttttttgtcattcagcTAAGTTATAACTATTCCTTAACACgctgttcatatatatataaactcaCTAAGCTAAATGCatatgaaatattatttaaaatgtcaaacacataaaatgcaacacacctttttttctttgcattacAGCAGGTAAATATTTTTAGTGGTTGTAAAAAAGTAGCAGAAAATGCATTATCTAACTAAGGATTGAGAAtgcaattttcttttaaacattttaatgcaacACGAGAAAGCTCATGAACACACAAAGCTAGGAATATTTCCTGTTAATGATGGTTGCCAAACTGAGCACAAACTAGAAAAACCGGTCTGTTTTTAGTTTGGAAATAAATCATCCAGGTGGACCAGGGACTCTTGTAGTGAATATGTTGATGTGATGTAGTGTACAGCTGCCACGGCCACCGTTGCAGAAAGGAGATAATATTTTCCACTGATGCACAGGTAAAAGAAAGGAACACTCCGTCAGGTACACTGACTTAAAATAAAGGAACGTGTTAAATACAAAAGGTTTTGATGTCCcagccagcatgtccatgtggaGCCCACAAGGGTTAAATACAGGCTATGTGGGTACTGAGTGGGCATGGAGTTGAACTGGCTAAATTTTTCAGGTCCCATGTGGTTTCAGGTACATGGGCCCCACATGTGAAACCCATGGGCTGGCTGTACGAGCCCCATAAGAGATGTAAGTGGGCTAAGTGGGCATGGGTATAAACAGGGCAAATTTTAAGAGCCCCATATTTTCACAGAAACATGGGCCCCTCATGGGGAGCCCATATGGGCTGACTACATTGGCCCTATATGAAATAAAAGTGGGCTAACTGGGCATGGTATGTAAGTGGTAAACACTGGGGACGGTTTAGCTTAAATAATGTGGGCCCCACAATTGAAGCCAAAATGAACATCTACCTACTTTCCAAAGACGAttgctttttgttcattttgctaGCTTGGGGGTTTCAATTAAGCAGTAATGGATTATGTGTAACCAGCGGGAGCAGCCCCGTTAAGAAGGTAGCCATGTGATCAAGGCAAGCATCTTGACCTGTGTCAAGAGTGAGTCATAGACAGATGTGGCAGAGAGAATCTggtaattttcaaaaaaaaaaaaaaaaaaacattgttcagaATCAGATACTAAATAAAACGGAAGTAATATAAGTTATGTATTCTTCGTGTGCGGCCCAGTACCGACCCATGGACCAATACCAGTCTGCTGGattctatcccagctgtcatcgggcgaggggcgtacaccctggacaggtcgccggccattcacactcacactcacacctagggtgaATTTacagtcaccaatcagcctaacggaGGTGactggaggagaaggaagtaccggacttttattttatttttagtctgaGTCATCTTTGAAGAGGTAGTCTTGGttgtcctcctctgtgtcctcaacAATGGCCTCCTCAGTGGCTTGGACCCTCTGTTTCACAGGGATGCATCTGGGCATGAGCTTTCTTCCATACTAAAAGATGAGAAGGAGTTTTAACCATGAATTCAAATATCCACTTTGCCATGTAATACATGCAGTGTATCGCCCTATTCCAACAGTCTATTTATAACTGCAGTGGTTACAGATTGTAAATGACTGGGAGCGCCATGCATGCTCGACTTAATGTATGTCTGTGAACACCGGAGAATTGGTTGTTGTCAGTATTTAAAAGCTTAGATAAGTCAGTAAGTTCAGAGGTAGTGATTACTCACACCTTGGTTTCCTCGGTTTGttacattattttgtttgtttggcgcTACCACATGATCCCATTCTCTCCCACAATGTTTTTGTAGATCCTATATGTTACTATTGAAACCAATACAGATAGTTTTCCTTCTCCTTTGACTCCTTCAACTTATTTGGTTGTTGTGTTAGGAGCTTATTATACCCTAGATCCAGGAAGGGAACATAACAGATGACTCACAGTTTTCTTGGTATCGTGCTGTGATCTTTTGATGCACTTTTTCATCCTTTCTgcttgtttctccatctccagtCTTAGCTCTTCCTGGCGCAGCCTGGAACGGGAAATCACATGAATAAAGGGGATTTTTCTTGTGACAAAAAATGTGTATTGTGTCTGAAAAGTCTGAGAAAGTCCGATTTACAGCCAAGTGCAAGAACTAGCTAATCTATtacttttgtcatcattttaTAATATTTCTATGACAAAATATTCACCACCATCTAATTGCTAATATAGTATCAAGAGTATATTTTGATTAACAACATACTTATCAATATGTTTAAGTTAGaatcaatcaaacaaacctgctcctcctctccttgtcCTTGATACACCTCAGCGTGTGCAATGTTTCTTGAGGGATACTCTCAATTTCCTCGAGAAGCAAAGATGCACGATTCTCAATACTAGCCAGCTTCTCCAAGGTGCTGAGGTTAGTCAAACGTTTATCCACACTGGAATGCACTGTTGCGACTTTCTGAGCCAGAGTTTGCAACATAATAtcctgaaattaaaaaacattgaaaatcAAAATTAGCATAGTGTGTGCAGTAGCTACCTAAGACAATATCTTGGTGTAACCACATGGATCTAAACTGCAACTGTGCCACTCATTCAGATTTCAAATTGGGTGAAGCAAGAACGCAGATCAAAGTATTGTGCACTGGCTCCTTACCTGGTCTTGTGCTTTTAATGAATCATGGAGAAGAACCTTCTTTCTGAGAATGGCacctctgtctgtttctttgtcaATTCTGTCCTTCATGTCATTTATCTGTaatgttagcttctcttcatcatcatccctTCAGAGAATAAGAAGTAGGGATTGAGTGGAAACTTTcataatatttcataatattttGGTGTGTTTCACGCATATTAATTTCATTGTATTCTGTTTTCCACATGACCCCCATGTGCTTATAAATGCTGctttattcatcatttaattgttctttttttgtaaaactttaatcgggctttttttttaatgttgtccattctttaaagctgttttgatgtgttttaccATTAGGATCACTCCGCTGGACTACAGTTTTAAATGAGTCTTCAAACAAATGACATTCTCACATTTTCTTCCTGGTGATCTCAATGGTCTCCTCCAGCTTTTTGTCTATCCTGGTGGCGTTCTGAACCAGAGACAGATTCTGGTCTGTCATCTTAGACAACAGATCCATTAGCTGATGAGGTTCAGAGAAGTATAGCTGCAGCTTCAGGGGACAAGTAACACAACACTGTGTGAGCATTGCaaataaatggtgaaaaaaGAGGATGCTAAAAGTGATCTCTGATTTCAAATTCAGGAAATCTGACCTCACTGTCGATGTCACTTTCCAGGTTCGAATCTGTGACACTTAAATGCCAAAGAGAGCTGAGATTAGTTTTTGGCTGTACTGCTTTCTTAATTGGCaatgaaaatgatcaaaaaacagtacaaaaatCAAATTTAACACAAAATGTAGATCAAATACTCATATACTGTACTTGTGCACAAATCTGACATACTTCATATGATGATTTCcattttatgttatattatacTCTCTACACTATAATGTCAGAGGGAATAATTATAGTTTTTACAGCTGCAGTTAGGATATGCTTGATTTGTTTATAAAATATGGCAATTTGTTATTATAAAAACTAGCCATCATTACAGACAACTAGGGcttcattattttttgattaaCTGACTGCTGTCAGTCGTCTGTAAATATTTTGATTGTTTAACTTCAGGATTGTACAATTGATTGTGTGAGTGTTTACAGAGTCCTTACAGAGTGTTGCTGGGGGCTGAGGACAGTGTGGGCTTTTTGTCTGAAGATGGCACGCTATCTGGAGAGGTCTCCAAACCTGTGCAAGCAGTACCATTACATTGCATCAATTACACGGTTTATAATTACAGATTAGGACATGTAGGCTGCACCAGTtctgatcattaaaaaaagaaaaatctctccAGTGTTTTCCCTGGGTTCACGACCTtgggggaggtgggtggggtatCAGCAGAGCAGATGCCATCAGTCCATACGGTTAACCGTTAAAACCTCCAGCCACGAGCATTAGCATTCTAAATACTACAATATGTTAAAAgagattcttacacaaagacGTAGTAACActgtaccagttagcagacaacaatttccataatggctggtacttgcctgtccttgaatggggggaactgtgtgcctatgctacttaccctatgaatagagctctaacgaggctattgtcaatgggagcctggaAGCTCAAgatgtgaatggtgttgaaacttcttggagacagaagtcaaaatcgaattataaatagatggtaaattaaatctcagtccacctcctctgtttagagaagtttttccactttgacatagatggcttcctttactcctctctcaaaccatctgtcctctctggccaggactttgacgttaggtatcctcaaaggagtgtcctttgtccttcaggtggagatGGACTGCTCagtcgttccctgatgagctggctctcctgtgttgggccatgcgtttgtggatgggttgttttgttgtaaagggttgttttgttgaaaggcccagttgggatatccacattctttgtgaatgtttgaaacataattttcacatattttgtacgACTGTGAGTTTGTGTAAATGGGACCGCTACCTCAGTATTCTTCCAAGTTTAATAtacataaactttattttataaaaattactctgatgtcttgtgttctttatgaagctataaTTTGAAATACACTGCCTTTTTTAGGTTTATTAGACAGATTAGAATAGAAgtccctttattgtcattatacagcgTACAACGAGATTGGAGAGGTTAGTGTAattttacacaaagtatcagatcggtatcgccgacGTTGATATCTGTGGGAAATCTTCATTTCTGAGTCCCAGTGTGTATGACATCCAGTAGGCTACATGTTGCAACCAACTGTATACTTTTCTCCCTTTTCAAGCACATGGAGAACCTTTGGTAGACTCCActttaacataaaaatacaaaggcTCTCACAAAAGTCTGTATTTGGTTTGTCATAAAGTTACTGTGGTAACATGGTAACAACATGACAGGCTCTGCGGAAGAGGTCACGATGTATATATTGAAGGACCCTGAGATGGGAAATCAGTAAATCATTTCATATTTGGTTTTCATAACTGTTAATACCATATTCATAATCCACCATATTATACACACTGGTCTGTGATGAAGTGACCTTTTAAGGAATTCTCGCATACAAAGTAGTAGCCTTTATCAATAGTTAATAAGTCATTGCAATATTTTGAATAAGATTTTGTGCTCATACCATAACTAGAACCACATTTGTTCTTAGCGACATCATTTTCTGAGATTCACTGGGTTCAAACACTTACCCTGGGTAACTGTGGTTTCATGAATCTCAAAAGATTCTAAGTTGGATAAGACTTGAGCTTTAAAAGTCTCTGCTTCTGGGGCTTCTTGCCTCTCTGTATTCATCACCTTTAACAGAACATTCTGGTAACCTTTACATTCATTCAGGAGTTCCTCAACCTTGCCCACTTCACTATGAAGAAGAAAGACCATGGTGAGGACCATATACAGCAGTATGACAGTGTATCCTATTGCAAATGAATCACTGGAAATTAATTCTAGTAAATATTTGGTTAATTTCCTTGCACCTTTAGGTTAATCACTGTGTACATGAAATGTGGAGAATGTGCCCAAGTTAATAGTACCAGAGAGTTACCTTTTTACTGTCCTTTCTTCCTCCATTAATTTCTCAATTATAGCATTCTTTTCCTGTTTGGACTCCCTCTGTTTTTCAAAACTGACACACAAGACAATATCACAAATGTTACAACCCTAAAAAAGCAAGGATAATTCAGGCTTCAGATACAATAACAAGGGACTGACTACTGCTTACAAGGTTAGGGCATCTGCATGTTTCTCCTCAGTCATCTTGACGAATGCTTCCAAGCggtcattttctctctctttgagGAGTTCAAGAGTTTTCACCGATTTTTCCTTTGCAGCAAAGCACTTGTCAAGCTTCTTAAGCTCTTCcctatgtttatttaaag from Mugil cephalus isolate CIBA_MC_2020 chromosome 15, CIBA_Mcephalus_1.1, whole genome shotgun sequence encodes:
- the LOC125021409 gene encoding cilia- and flagella-associated protein 100-like, with translation MSKSQKRAIEDEKKDFAAITEKLAQQQISLNKHREELKKLDKCFAAKEKSVKTLELLKERENDRLEAFVKMTEEKHADALTFFEKQRESKQEKNAIIEKLMEEERTVKSEVGKVEELLNECKGYQNVLLKVMNTERQEAPEAETFKAQVLSNLESFEIHETTVTQGLETSPDSVPSSDKKPTLSSAPSNTLVTDSNLESDIDSELQLYFSEPHQLMDLLSKMTDQNLSLVQNATRIDKKLEETIEITRKKMDDDEEKLTLQINDMKDRIDKETDRGAILRKKVLLHDSLKAQDQDIMLQTLAQKVATVHSSVDKRLTNLSTLEKLASIENRASLLLEEIESIPQETLHTLRCIKDKERRSRLRQEELRLEMEKQAERMKKCIKRSQHDTKKTYGRKLMPRCIPVKQRVQATEEAIVEDTEEDNQDYLFKDDSD